From the Nocardiopsis changdeensis genome, one window contains:
- a CDS encoding OmpA family protein has product MTARVPATTCAALALSLLLTSCGIVPGLGAGDGDAGDPAPSASPEAAPAHRDLPLTRQGRMFLEGGSDVMLEVTFRRLQHNGEYLMLEVDHDFLEPLRTGGTATDRTAPLRLLDPVTGEVLSAIKDPGTDLSLGTYFNEGSDITPVHEGVPTTFRRYFPAPSRDAEHLTFTGSGLGHVPGLPVEYVDEFTPSPEPDIHDYFNEYAERTAEELPEELHYPEKVPEPGMDVSRFRQGIESFVDTPESSTTRSGDTETISLHADRMFDVDAAEPTAEAAETIRRTALTLRENPGSGEVTVVGHTDGSGSQAHNDELSLRRAEAVRDLLAEELGEGFTLTARGRGSRDPVAEEGGADDEQARARNRRVEFVFTVPDAAAAGGDGGLESAARHVAGPAVFFEDLEPVAAAEHGDVELNVYPLVRDGAYLFQMVGLGNSTLADLEADLGAAGEEAGGPDRVTEGTLGGFRLLEPGGTTRYVVRLVTEDGYEDFADEVLTLSPGDEYLALAVFPAPGPEVESMTLHAGAFGEFPDVPIR; this is encoded by the coding sequence ATGACCGCACGAGTGCCCGCGACGACCTGCGCCGCCCTGGCGTTGAGCCTGCTGCTGACCTCCTGCGGGATCGTCCCCGGCCTGGGCGCGGGGGACGGGGACGCCGGCGATCCGGCCCCCTCGGCCTCGCCGGAGGCCGCCCCGGCCCACCGCGACCTGCCCCTGACCCGCCAGGGGCGCATGTTCCTGGAGGGCGGCAGCGACGTCATGCTGGAGGTCACCTTCCGCAGGCTCCAGCACAACGGCGAGTACCTCATGCTCGAGGTCGACCACGACTTCCTGGAGCCCCTGCGCACCGGCGGCACGGCCACCGACCGCACCGCCCCCCTGCGCCTGCTCGACCCGGTCACCGGCGAGGTCCTGAGCGCCATCAAGGATCCCGGGACCGACCTGTCGCTGGGCACCTACTTCAACGAGGGCTCCGACATCACCCCCGTCCACGAGGGCGTCCCCACCACCTTCCGGCGGTACTTCCCGGCGCCCTCCCGGGACGCGGAGCACCTGACCTTCACCGGGTCGGGGCTGGGGCACGTGCCGGGGCTGCCGGTGGAGTACGTGGACGAGTTCACCCCCTCGCCCGAGCCCGACATCCACGACTACTTCAACGAGTACGCCGAGAGGACCGCCGAGGAGCTGCCCGAGGAGCTGCACTACCCGGAGAAGGTGCCCGAGCCGGGGATGGACGTGTCCCGGTTCCGCCAGGGCATCGAGAGCTTCGTGGACACCCCGGAGTCGTCCACCACCCGGTCGGGGGACACCGAGACCATCTCCCTGCACGCCGACCGGATGTTCGACGTGGACGCCGCCGAGCCCACCGCCGAGGCGGCCGAGACCATCCGGCGCACCGCCCTGACCCTGCGGGAGAACCCGGGGTCGGGCGAGGTCACCGTGGTCGGCCACACCGACGGCAGCGGCTCGCAGGCCCACAACGACGAGCTGTCGCTGCGCCGCGCGGAGGCCGTGCGCGACCTGCTGGCCGAGGAGCTGGGGGAGGGCTTCACCCTCACGGCGCGGGGGCGCGGCTCCCGGGACCCGGTCGCCGAGGAGGGCGGCGCGGACGACGAGCAGGCGCGGGCCCGCAACCGGCGGGTGGAGTTCGTCTTCACGGTGCCCGACGCCGCCGCGGCGGGCGGGGACGGGGGGCTGGAGTCCGCGGCCCGGCACGTGGCCGGACCGGCGGTGTTCTTCGAGGACCTGGAACCGGTGGCCGCCGCCGAGCACGGGGACGTCGAGCTCAACGTGTACCCGCTGGTGCGCGACGGCGCGTACCTGTTCCAGATGGTGGGCCTGGGGAACTCGACCCTGGCGGACCTGGAGGCCGACCTGGGCGCCGCCGGGGAGGAGGCGGGCGGGCCGGACCGGGTCACCGAGGGCACCCTGGGCGGGTTCCGCCTGCTGGAGCCGGGCGGGACGACCCGGTACGTGGTGCGCCTGGTCACCGAGGACGGCTACGAGGACTTCGCGGACGAGGTCTTGACCCTGTCGCCGGGGGACGAGTACCTGGCGCTGGCGGTGTTCCCGGCCCCGGGTCCGGAGGTGGAGTCGATGACCCTGCACGCGGGCGCCTTCGGGGAGTTCCCCGACGTGCCCATCCGGTAG
- a CDS encoding RNA polymerase sigma factor, translated as MNPETEHLLRTEAPQVLGALVRRFGRFDLAEDAVQEALLAASRTWPEEGVPQEPRSWLIRVGYRRMVDLLRSDQARRLREQRAAESVLLDPGRSAPPAPATDDSLTLLLLCCHPVLGPADRAALTLRAVGGLTTAEIAHAHGTTEATMGTRISRAKQRLARAGARFAPPTDEDLEQRLASVMRVLYLVFNEGYTATTGGALARTDLSAEAIRLARMLRDLRPDDGEAAGLLALMLLTEARRPARTGHDDELLTLDDQDRTLWDRALVDEGTELLDAAWDPHETGPYRLQAAIAAVHAAAPAPGRTDWTRIAVLYLWLERLSPSAPVRLARVVAVARAYGAQRGLALLADLDRRHGLAEDPLTRRRHPAVRAHLLEETGDAAGAVAAYRAAAALAVNPVEEKYLLDRAARLA; from the coding sequence GTGAACCCCGAGACCGAGCACCTGCTGCGCACCGAGGCGCCGCAGGTGCTCGGCGCCCTGGTGCGCCGCTTCGGCCGCTTCGACCTCGCCGAGGACGCGGTGCAGGAGGCCCTGCTGGCCGCGAGCCGGACCTGGCCCGAGGAGGGGGTCCCCCAAGAGCCCCGCTCCTGGCTCATCCGGGTCGGCTACCGACGCATGGTCGACCTCCTGCGCTCCGACCAGGCCAGGCGCCTGCGCGAGCAGCGGGCGGCCGAGTCCGTCCTGCTCGACCCCGGCCGGTCCGCGCCCCCGGCGCCGGCCACCGACGACAGCCTCACCCTGCTCCTGCTGTGCTGCCACCCGGTGCTGGGCCCGGCGGACCGGGCGGCCCTGACCCTGCGCGCCGTCGGCGGCCTGACCACGGCCGAGATCGCCCACGCCCACGGCACGACCGAGGCGACCATGGGCACGCGCATCAGCCGCGCCAAACAGCGCCTGGCCCGCGCGGGCGCCCGGTTCGCCCCGCCGACCGACGAGGACCTGGAGCAGCGCCTGGCCTCCGTGATGCGGGTGCTCTACCTCGTCTTCAACGAGGGGTACACCGCCACGACCGGGGGAGCGCTGGCCCGCACGGACCTGTCCGCAGAGGCGATCCGGCTGGCCCGCATGCTCCGCGACCTGCGCCCCGACGACGGCGAGGCGGCCGGGCTCCTGGCGCTGATGCTGCTCACCGAGGCGCGGCGGCCCGCCCGCACCGGGCACGACGACGAACTCCTGACCCTGGACGACCAGGACCGGACGCTGTGGGACCGCGCCCTGGTCGACGAGGGGACGGAGCTGCTCGACGCCGCCTGGGACCCGCACGAGACCGGGCCGTACCGGCTGCAGGCGGCCATCGCGGCCGTGCACGCCGCCGCCCCGGCCCCGGGGCGGACGGACTGGACCCGGATCGCGGTGCTGTACCTGTGGCTGGAGCGCCTCTCCCCCAGCGCCCCGGTACGGCTGGCCCGGGTGGTGGCGGTCGCCCGCGCCTACGGCGCGCAGCGGGGGCTGGCCCTGCTCGCGGACCTGGACCGGCGCCACGGCCTGGCCGAGGACCCGCTGACGCGGCGCAGGCACCCGGCGGTGCGGGCCCACCTGCTGGAGGAGACCGGGGACGCGGCGGGCGCCGTCGCGGCCTACCGCGCCGCGGCCGCCCTGGCGGTCAACCCGGTCGAGGAGAAGTACCTCCTGGACCGGGCCGCCCGCCTCGCCTGA
- a CDS encoding DoxX family protein, with the protein MDIALWIVAGLLAAAYFFGGGGKILIPKEKILATGAAAQWVEDVRPGTVKAIGALEVLGALGLILPPLLGIAPVLAPLAAIGLALIMVGAAITRIRRREFKLMAVDLVYLALNCFVAWGRLVAEPFTG; encoded by the coding sequence GTGGACATCGCGCTGTGGATCGTCGCCGGACTGCTGGCCGCCGCCTACTTCTTCGGCGGCGGCGGCAAGATCCTCATCCCCAAGGAGAAGATCCTCGCGACCGGGGCCGCCGCGCAGTGGGTCGAGGACGTCCGCCCCGGCACGGTGAAGGCCATCGGCGCCCTGGAGGTGCTGGGGGCGCTGGGCCTGATCCTGCCGCCGCTGCTGGGCATCGCCCCGGTGCTGGCGCCGCTGGCCGCCATCGGCCTGGCCCTGATCATGGTCGGCGCGGCGATCACGCGCATCCGCCGCCGCGAGTTCAAGCTGATGGCGGTCGACCTGGTCTACCTCGCCCTGAACTGCTTCGTGGCGTGGGGCCGCCTCGTCGCCGAGCCCTTCACCGGCTGA
- a CDS encoding dihydrofolate reductase family protein: MTGHADRRVIANMNLSLDGRYCGPGGPQDHAWVVPYAVTDVARDHLTDLWRTATTALMGRVNAEGFLGYWPPVAHDEAADPRDRGFAAWLAETEKVVLSRTLAASPWEGTRIENAPAAEVVDGLKTQEGGDILVPCSASLIRPLLAADRVDRLALMIVPEFIGGGPRLFEDGLPAEKWALASHAAGEHGTVTLVYDRLR; this comes from the coding sequence ATGACCGGACACGCCGACCGCAGGGTCATCGCGAACATGAACCTCTCCCTCGACGGGAGGTACTGCGGGCCCGGCGGCCCGCAGGACCACGCCTGGGTGGTGCCGTACGCCGTCACCGACGTCGCCCGCGACCACCTCACGGACCTGTGGCGGACCGCCACCACTGCGCTGATGGGGCGGGTCAACGCCGAGGGGTTCCTGGGCTACTGGCCGCCGGTGGCCCACGACGAGGCGGCCGACCCCCGCGACCGGGGGTTCGCCGCCTGGCTGGCCGAGACCGAGAAGGTGGTCCTGTCCCGGACCCTGGCCGCCTCCCCGTGGGAGGGCACGCGGATCGAGAACGCCCCCGCCGCCGAGGTGGTCGACGGGCTCAAGACACAGGAGGGCGGGGACATCCTCGTGCCGTGCAGCGCCAGCCTGATCAGGCCGCTGCTCGCCGCCGACCGGGTCGACCGGCTGGCGCTGATGATCGTCCCCGAGTTCATCGGCGGCGGCCCGCGCCTGTTCGAGGACGGCCTGCCCGCCGAGAAGTGGGCCCTGGCCTCCCACGCCGCGGGCGAGCACGGGACGGTCACCCTGGTCTACGACCGCCTGCGCTGA
- a CDS encoding DUF998 domain-containing protein yields MSTVTAPAPGTSATAATRRLLAAGALAGPVFFTSAVAQILTREGFDITRHPISQLATGDLGWIQIATFATAGLGALALAAGTARTLTEGLGRRALPVLVAVFGVGLIAAGVFTMDPEYGFPVGTPDGPVEEMSWHSIAHSAAAAVAFTALAVAAAVLAVRHARRRAVAPAVLSGAAAAVLLLPMSPDHMSVQIAVNGLVAFTWATAVALWLRRTA; encoded by the coding sequence ATGAGCACCGTCACCGCCCCCGCGCCCGGCACCTCGGCGACCGCCGCCACCCGGCGCCTGCTGGCCGCCGGAGCCCTGGCCGGGCCGGTCTTCTTCACGTCCGCTGTCGCCCAGATCCTCACCAGGGAGGGCTTCGACATCACCCGGCACCCCATCAGCCAGCTGGCCACCGGCGACCTGGGCTGGATACAGATCGCCACGTTCGCCACCGCCGGGCTCGGCGCGCTGGCCCTGGCGGCGGGCACCGCCCGCACCCTCACCGAGGGCCTCGGCCGGCGGGCGCTGCCGGTCCTGGTCGCCGTCTTCGGGGTCGGCCTCATCGCGGCCGGGGTGTTCACCATGGACCCCGAGTACGGGTTCCCGGTCGGCACCCCGGACGGGCCGGTAGAGGAGATGTCCTGGCACAGCATCGCCCACTCGGCCGCCGCCGCGGTCGCGTTCACCGCCCTGGCCGTCGCCGCCGCCGTGCTCGCCGTCCGCCACGCCCGGAGGCGGGCGGTCGCGCCCGCCGTGCTGAGCGGAGCGGCCGCGGCCGTACTCCTCCTCCCGATGTCGCCCGACCACATGAGCGTGCAGATCGCCGTCAACGGCCTGGTCGCGTTCACCTGGGCGACCGCCGTGGCACTGTGGCTGCGCCGCACCGCCTGA
- a CDS encoding metalloregulator ArsR/SmtB family transcription factor has protein sequence MHERLEALGEPARLRIARILAERPLSVGLVAERAGLRQPQATKHLQRLERAGLVTSHRTGNRRIYALEPGPLRELAGLLEGLAGQAREHRGSFDAYAASLAAETRAADRERWADERSFAFTRVLDAQRETVWRHLTEPGLLARWWTPDDLAVTEAVLEARPGGRAVLAYRDAADTSGADGVVGRAEGVVDEAVPGERIAFRLSPLLPGGGVAFTGHYGFALEDAGGGTRLRVRLRITDSTVASADFVAGIGLGWDQALDRLAATVGGTPSDTPRSTK, from the coding sequence ATGCACGAACGACTGGAGGCGCTGGGCGAGCCCGCCCGGCTGCGCATCGCCCGCATCCTGGCGGAGCGCCCGCTGTCGGTGGGCCTGGTCGCCGAACGCGCCGGACTGCGCCAACCGCAGGCGACCAAGCACCTGCAACGCCTGGAGCGGGCGGGCCTGGTGACCTCCCACCGCACCGGCAACCGGCGCATCTACGCGCTGGAGCCCGGACCGCTCCGCGAGCTGGCCGGCCTCCTGGAGGGGCTGGCCGGGCAGGCGCGGGAGCACCGCGGGTCCTTCGACGCCTACGCCGCGTCGCTGGCCGCCGAGACGCGCGCCGCCGACCGGGAGCGCTGGGCCGACGAGCGGAGCTTCGCCTTCACACGCGTACTGGACGCGCAACGGGAGACCGTGTGGCGCCACCTCACCGAGCCCGGCCTGCTCGCCCGCTGGTGGACTCCGGACGACCTGGCCGTCACCGAGGCCGTCCTGGAGGCGCGGCCCGGCGGCCGGGCGGTGCTGGCCTACCGCGACGCCGCCGACACCTCCGGCGCGGACGGTGTCGTGGGCCGCGCCGAGGGGGTGGTGGACGAGGCCGTCCCGGGCGAGCGGATCGCCTTCCGGCTCTCCCCGCTGCTGCCCGGGGGCGGCGTCGCGTTCACCGGCCACTACGGGTTCGCGCTCGAGGACGCCGGCGGCGGGACCCGGCTCCGCGTGCGGCTGCGGATCACCGACAGCACCGTCGCCTCCGCCGACTTCGTCGCCGGCATCGGCCTGGGCTGGGACCAGGCCCTGGACCGGCTCGCCGCCACCGTCGGCGGCACCCCTTCCGACACCCCGAGGAGCACGAAATGA
- a CDS encoding YciI family protein yields the protein MKYLLLGYTPAAAWDAATADTPSQDALDAFAAYQRLEKELLHSGELVATEGLGHPAVSTTVRRSPEGVVATDGPFAELKEVLASFAVIDVSGHERAVEIASRIVEVLGEPVEIRPIMGEDFAA from the coding sequence GTGAAATACCTGCTCCTGGGCTACACCCCGGCCGCGGCCTGGGACGCCGCGACCGCCGACACGCCCTCGCAGGACGCGCTCGACGCGTTCGCCGCCTACCAGCGGCTCGAAAAAGAATTGCTCCACAGCGGCGAGCTCGTCGCGACCGAGGGACTGGGCCACCCCGCCGTCAGCACCACCGTCCGCCGCTCACCCGAGGGGGTGGTCGCCACCGACGGGCCCTTCGCCGAGCTCAAGGAGGTCCTGGCCAGCTTCGCCGTGATCGACGTGTCCGGCCACGAGCGCGCCGTCGAGATCGCCTCCCGGATCGTGGAGGTGCTCGGGGAACCCGTGGAGATCCGGCCGATCATGGGTGAGGACTTCGCCGCGTGA
- a CDS encoding RidA family protein, with the protein MAVRRFTPEGMMQPVPYHHVAVGTGTRHVHVSGQIARAADGSPSAPGDLAGQVAHALRNTAAGLAGAGATFADVLRLTFYVTDWEPEKIGAFMEGVEQVSVELGLPRPMPPASLIGVDHLFEPDVLVEVEATALLD; encoded by the coding sequence ATGGCCGTCCGCCGCTTCACCCCCGAGGGCATGATGCAGCCCGTCCCCTACCACCACGTCGCCGTCGGGACCGGCACCCGGCACGTGCACGTCAGCGGCCAGATCGCCCGCGCCGCCGACGGCTCCCCGTCGGCCCCCGGGGACCTGGCCGGGCAGGTCGCCCATGCCCTGCGCAACACCGCCGCCGGCCTGGCCGGGGCGGGGGCGACCTTCGCCGACGTGCTGCGCCTGACCTTCTACGTCACCGACTGGGAGCCGGAGAAGATCGGCGCCTTCATGGAGGGCGTGGAGCAGGTGTCGGTGGAGCTGGGCCTGCCGCGGCCGATGCCCCCGGCGTCGCTCATCGGCGTGGACCACCTCTTCGAGCCCGACGTGCTGGTCGAGGTCGAGGCCACGGCCCTGCTGGACTGA
- a CDS encoding winged helix-turn-helix transcriptional regulator: protein MPETSPRAHDALEITAPHRELLDQVLDKWSLEVLAVLCESPSRFNGLRRAIPAVTQKSLTATLRRLERNGIVEREVVATRPVAVEYRITPLGKTMREPVDVLLAWIRDHTPEVERARDRFDAAGT from the coding sequence ATGCCGGAAACCTCCCCGCGGGCCCACGACGCCCTGGAGATCACCGCACCCCACCGCGAACTCCTAGACCAGGTCCTGGACAAGTGGTCGCTGGAGGTGCTCGCCGTGCTGTGCGAGAGCCCCTCCCGGTTCAACGGGCTGCGCCGCGCGATCCCCGCCGTCACCCAGAAGTCGCTCACCGCCACCCTGCGCCGCCTGGAGCGCAACGGCATCGTGGAACGGGAGGTGGTCGCCACCCGGCCCGTCGCCGTGGAGTACCGGATCACGCCGCTGGGCAAGACGATGCGGGAGCCGGTGGACGTGCTGCTCGCCTGGATCCGGGACCACACCCCCGAGGTCGAACGGGCCCGCGACCGCTTCGACGCCGCCGGCACCTGA
- a CDS encoding barstar family protein yields the protein MERADRGRDVPFRYLLVHEESDRGEVPWARCTMVQGLFAPPRTARNLLRLRGCDPRGRLDAALDPDGPGPAAGLSVEVDGGHEDRVQWFLLSGVHVLGRRPDPEDPRLWEVFLEADVVSHDRPLAHPPGPWARYTVYPRHRADEGSRAHCRRVDGLYDYTPPSQPPLRLLGCEPTAELRGVLRRPRRWRGAQGLLRALDRDGRVLRDVLLDSETVETRPSVLGGTLVDITLEDEGDDRPDPQSRPVWELWGRGVPREAGLWRPLPTAARWEWLRLAMANRSGGPDRAGGAFLLDGAAVTDEPGLYCALAEALVGPGRYYGWNLDALDDCLRGGFGPLPPFTLVWEHLEESRRLLPDLVDAALEVLRARGVGVRGR from the coding sequence ATGGAACGGGCGGACCGGGGCCGGGACGTGCCGTTCCGGTACCTGCTGGTACACGAGGAATCCGACCGCGGCGAGGTGCCCTGGGCCCGGTGCACGATGGTCCAGGGTCTGTTCGCGCCGCCGCGCACGGCACGCAACCTTTTGCGGCTGCGCGGCTGCGACCCGCGCGGGCGGCTGGACGCGGCCCTGGACCCCGACGGGCCCGGGCCGGCGGCCGGACTGTCGGTGGAGGTCGACGGCGGGCACGAGGACCGGGTCCAGTGGTTCCTGCTGAGCGGCGTCCACGTGCTGGGACGGCGGCCCGACCCCGAGGACCCGCGCCTGTGGGAGGTGTTCCTGGAGGCCGACGTGGTCTCCCACGACCGTCCGCTCGCCCATCCTCCGGGGCCGTGGGCCCGGTACACCGTGTACCCGCGGCACCGGGCGGACGAGGGGTCGCGGGCGCACTGCCGCCGCGTGGACGGCCTGTACGACTACACGCCACCGTCGCAGCCCCCGCTGCGGCTGCTGGGCTGTGAGCCGACGGCGGAGCTGCGCGGGGTGCTGCGCCGCCCGCGGCGGTGGCGCGGCGCACAAGGCCTGCTGCGCGCGCTGGACCGGGACGGGCGGGTGCTGCGCGACGTCCTCCTGGATTCGGAGACCGTCGAGACCCGGCCGTCCGTCCTGGGCGGGACGCTCGTCGACATCACCCTGGAGGACGAGGGCGACGACCGGCCGGACCCGCAGTCCCGGCCGGTGTGGGAGCTGTGGGGCCGCGGCGTCCCCCGGGAGGCGGGCCTGTGGCGGCCGCTGCCGACGGCGGCCAGGTGGGAGTGGCTGCGCCTGGCCATGGCGAACAGGAGCGGGGGACCCGATCGTGCGGGCGGCGCCTTCCTGCTGGACGGCGCCGCGGTCACCGACGAGCCCGGCCTGTACTGCGCGCTGGCGGAGGCCCTGGTCGGACCGGGCCGGTACTACGGCTGGAACCTGGACGCCCTGGACGACTGCCTGCGCGGCGGCTTCGGGCCGCTCCCGCCGTTCACCCTGGTCTGGGAGCACCTGGAGGAGTCCCGGCGGCTGCTCCCCGACCTCGTGGACGCCGCCTTGGAGGTCCTGCGGGCCCGCGGGGTGGGGGTCCGCGGACGCTGA
- a CDS encoding ATP-binding protein, protein MTTPEISAREAEVLDLLGGHLSNAEIAARLFISVRTVESHVSSLLRKLGMPDRRALARAAAERSRGGGRDRSAPALPAPLTTFVGRVGERRDLAEAVRGHRLVTVAGAGGVGKTRLALAVAAQAADDFPDGVWFADLVPLTEPGRVGAAVAAAVGVGERPGGDFDEAVSQALADRRALLVLDNCEHVREGVAPFLERLLTACPLLHVLVTSRARLLVPFERTFPLPPLSLEGGEDSEAAALFLERAAAVGPPPGTSVGEEVAAVCERLGGMALAIELAAARWSTLGPDGLMAGLADQLRVLTGGPRADDRHRSVRAVLDWSHGLLEPEDRALLRRVSVFVAPFTPEAAAEIAGFAPLDKAAVVDGLGRLAEQSLLSVAPSSTGTRYHALETIRQYGAEHLAGAGEQDEVRARHLRWCLARAAELEGGGGAGWRTRFDAVAEDLRAALTATAERPEHRAGVHRLALSMGGLAFTRTLLGEAQQRYVQAAGLADRGGPAVAALRSAAAVAGCRGLDGDSYRLHRWAAVAAERAGDGPAAARDLADSAVVAYRFSTSFAQLPPAEEVKEALARARELADDSPASRAALALAEAAVVADAFGALQGDPDNPAPETVASARHAVDLAREAGDPVAESAALDALSGAQCWTGDSFASAEASRRRIEILDRVPPSPAATHELMDALAMAAATAIGVGDLPRARRWGRRMADHPLLSEAGHHAASWLLVADAFAGEVEGVLAGAERFKEAWQRSGRLRTRSLGPAAAAVAMVHGLRGDPDARAEWLEVIDRAGPGDDHRLGYGAVFDALLLLHHGDADSALERVAPEPGRVWKWVCWVWLHWYTALRAEAAVLAGRADARELVDAARAVVAGNPVATAQVERARALLDGDAPGLPAIAAAFEAAGCRYQAARTLVLAGGGHRAAGEAALTALGLVPGT, encoded by the coding sequence GTGACCACCCCGGAAATCTCGGCCCGTGAGGCCGAAGTGCTCGACCTGCTCGGCGGGCACCTCAGCAACGCGGAGATCGCCGCACGGCTGTTCATCTCCGTGCGCACCGTCGAGTCGCACGTCTCCTCCCTGCTGCGCAAGCTCGGAATGCCCGACCGCCGGGCGCTCGCCCGTGCCGCTGCCGAGCGCTCCCGCGGCGGGGGGCGGGACCGGTCGGCTCCGGCCCTGCCCGCGCCGCTGACGACGTTCGTCGGCCGGGTGGGGGAGCGCCGCGACCTGGCCGAGGCGGTCCGCGGGCACCGCCTGGTGACCGTGGCCGGCGCCGGCGGGGTGGGCAAGACCCGCCTGGCCCTGGCGGTGGCCGCGCAGGCCGCCGACGACTTCCCCGACGGGGTGTGGTTCGCTGACCTGGTCCCGCTCACCGAGCCCGGGCGGGTGGGGGCGGCCGTGGCCGCCGCGGTCGGCGTGGGCGAGCGCCCCGGCGGCGACTTCGACGAGGCGGTGTCGCAGGCCCTGGCCGACCGCCGGGCCCTGCTGGTCCTGGACAACTGCGAGCACGTGCGCGAGGGCGTCGCCCCGTTCCTGGAGCGGCTGCTCACCGCCTGCCCGCTGCTGCACGTGCTGGTCACCAGCCGCGCCCGGCTGCTGGTGCCCTTCGAGCGCACCTTCCCGCTCCCGCCGCTGTCGCTGGAGGGCGGCGAGGACTCCGAGGCGGCGGCCCTGTTCCTGGAGCGCGCCGCGGCGGTCGGCCCGCCGCCGGGGACGTCGGTGGGCGAGGAGGTCGCGGCCGTCTGCGAACGGCTCGGGGGCATGGCGCTGGCCATCGAGCTGGCGGCGGCCCGGTGGTCCACGCTGGGCCCGGACGGCCTCATGGCCGGGCTCGCCGACCAGCTGCGCGTGCTCACCGGCGGCCCCCGCGCCGACGACCGGCACCGGTCGGTGCGCGCGGTGCTGGACTGGAGCCACGGACTGCTGGAGCCGGAGGACCGGGCCCTGCTGCGCCGCGTCTCGGTGTTCGTGGCGCCGTTCACCCCCGAGGCGGCCGCCGAGATCGCCGGGTTCGCGCCCCTGGACAAGGCCGCGGTGGTCGACGGGCTGGGCAGGCTCGCCGAGCAGAGCCTGCTCTCGGTCGCCCCCTCCTCGACCGGGACCCGCTACCACGCCCTGGAGACCATCCGCCAGTACGGGGCCGAGCACCTGGCCGGGGCCGGCGAGCAGGACGAGGTGCGCGCCCGCCACCTGCGCTGGTGCCTGGCCCGCGCCGCCGAGCTGGAGGGCGGCGGGGGAGCCGGCTGGCGCACCCGGTTCGACGCCGTCGCCGAGGACCTGCGCGCCGCCCTCACCGCCACCGCCGAACGGCCCGAACACCGCGCCGGGGTCCACCGGCTCGCCCTGTCCATGGGCGGCCTGGCCTTCACCCGCACCCTGCTCGGCGAGGCCCAGCAGCGGTACGTGCAGGCGGCCGGGCTCGCCGACCGGGGCGGCCCCGCGGTCGCGGCGCTGCGCAGCGCCGCCGCGGTGGCCGGGTGCCGCGGGCTGGACGGCGACTCCTACCGCCTGCACCGCTGGGCCGCCGTGGCCGCGGAGCGCGCCGGCGACGGCCCGGCGGCGGCACGGGACCTGGCCGACTCGGCCGTGGTCGCGTACCGCTTCTCCACGTCCTTCGCGCAGCTTCCCCCCGCCGAGGAGGTCAAGGAGGCGCTCGCGCGCGCCCGCGAGCTGGCCGACGACTCCCCGGCCTCGCGGGCGGCGCTCGCCCTGGCCGAGGCCGCGGTGGTCGCGGACGCCTTCGGGGCGCTCCAGGGGGACCCGGACAACCCGGCCCCGGAGACGGTGGCCAGCGCCCGGCACGCCGTCGACCTCGCCCGCGAGGCGGGGGACCCGGTGGCCGAGTCCGCCGCCCTGGACGCGCTCTCCGGCGCCCAGTGCTGGACCGGGGACTCCTTCGCCTCCGCGGAGGCGTCCCGGCGCCGGATCGAGATCCTGGACCGCGTCCCGCCCTCGCCCGCCGCCACGCACGAGCTGATGGACGCCCTGGCCATGGCCGCGGCGACCGCGATCGGCGTCGGCGACCTGCCCCGGGCCCGCCGGTGGGGCCGGCGGATGGCCGACCACCCGCTGCTGTCCGAGGCGGGGCACCACGCCGCCTCCTGGCTCCTGGTCGCCGACGCGTTCGCGGGCGAGGTCGAGGGGGTGCTCGCGGGCGCCGAGAGGTTCAAGGAGGCCTGGCAGCGCAGCGGCCGGCTGCGGACGCGCTCCCTGGGCCCGGCCGCGGCGGCGGTGGCGATGGTCCACGGCCTGCGCGGGGACCCCGACGCCCGGGCCGAGTGGCTGGAGGTCATCGACCGGGCGGGGCCCGGGGACGACCACCGCCTGGGCTACGGGGCGGTCTTCGACGCCCTGCTCCTGCTCCACCACGGGGACGCCGACAGCGCCCTGGAGCGCGTCGCCCCTGAACCGGGGCGGGTGTGGAAGTGGGTGTGCTGGGTGTGGCTGCACTGGTACACGGCGCTGCGGGCGGAGGCGGCGGTGCTCGCCGGGCGCGCCGACGCCCGGGAGCTGGTCGACGCGGCCCGGGCGGTGGTGGCCGGGAACCCGGTGGCCACCGCCCAGGTGGAGCGGGCGCGGGCGCTCCTGGACGGCGACGCGCCGGGGCTGCCGGCCATCGCGGCGGCGTTCGAGGCGGCGGGCTGCCGCTACCAGGCGGCCCGCACCCTGGTGCTCGCCGGGGGCGGGCACCGGGCGGCGGGCGAGGCCGCGCTCACCGCCCTGGGCCTGGTCCCGGGGACCTGA